A stretch of Vulpes lagopus strain Blue_001 chromosome 20, ASM1834538v1, whole genome shotgun sequence DNA encodes these proteins:
- the C20H21orf62 gene encoding uncharacterized protein C21orf62 homolog translates to MAPPSGHSLLLTSALGIFILHCFTRGQKNSTLIFTKENIIRNCSCSADVQDCDYSLANLMCSCKTVLPFAIEQTSYDGHLTIWFTDTSALGLLLNFTLVRDLKLSLCGTNTLPTEYLAICGLKRLRINAKARGPSLEQSLLIYNNGESEPREKIMLLHKGWQTCMYISFLDMALFNRKSSLKAYSIENVASIANTFPYFSYFETIPILSNKSYVVTFIY, encoded by the coding sequence ATGGCACCACCTTCTGGGCACAGCCTCCTTCTGACCAGTGCACTGGGCATCTTCATACTCCACTGCTTCACAAGAGGGCAGAAGAACAGCACACTCATTTTCACAAAGGAAAACATCATTCGGAACTGCAGTTGCTCTGCAGATGTCCAGGACTGTGACTATAGTTTGGCCAACTTGATGTGCAGCTGCAAAACTGTCCTGCCTTTTGCAATAGAGCAAACCAGCTACGATGGCCATCTGACCATCTGGTTCACAGATACATCTGCACTGGGCCTCCTATTGAACTTCACACTGGTCCGGGACCTGAAGCTTTCTCTGTGTGGTACCAACACTCTCCCCACTGAATACCTGGCTATCTGTGGTCTGAAGAGGCTTCGTATCAATGCTAAGGCCAGGGGTCCATCACTGGAGCAGAGCTTACTCATCTACAACAATGGGGAAAGTGAACCCAGAGAGAAGATTATGTTGTTACACAAAGGCTGGCAAACATGTATGTACATCTCCTTCTTGGATATGGCACTTTTCAACAGGAAGTCATCCTTGAAGGCATACAGTATTGAAAACGTTGCCAGCATTGCCAACacttttccttacttttcttaCTTTGAAACTATCCCAATTTTAAGCAACAAAAGCTATGTGGTCACATTCATTTACTAA